A region of Dermochelys coriacea isolate rDerCor1 chromosome 1, rDerCor1.pri.v4, whole genome shotgun sequence DNA encodes the following proteins:
- the LOC119850106 gene encoding mitochondrial uncoupling protein 2-like produces the protein MVGFKPADVPPTAMVKFLGAGMAACIADLITFPLDTAKVRLQIQGETRSAANTNAAQYKGVFGTIATMVKTEGPTSLYNGLVAGLQRQMSFASVRIGLYDSVKQFYTRGSERASISSRLLAGCTTGAMAVAIAQPTDVVKVRFQAQAQVEGGRRYQGTLDAYKTIAKEEGLKGLWKGTSPNVARNAIVTCTELVTYDLIKDMLLKHNLMTDNLPCHFTSAFGAGFCTTLIASPVDVVKTRYMNSAPGHYGSAVSCALTMLRKEGPMAFYKGFMPSFLRLGSWNVVMFVTYEQLKRAMMAAHSSWEAPF, from the exons ATGGTTGGATTCAAGCCCGCCGATGTCCCCCCGACAGCCATGGTGAAGTTCCTAGGAGCTGGGATGGCCGCATGCATAGCAGATCTGATCACCTTTCCCCTGGACACGGCGAAAGTCAGACTGCAG ATCCAAGGGGAGACCAGGTCGGCAGCTAACACAAACGCTGCTCAGTACAAAGGGGTCTTTGGCACCATTGCCACCATGGTGAAGACGGAAGGTCCCACGAGCCTGTACAATGGCCTGGTGGCTGGGCTCCAGCGTCAGATGAGCTTCGCGTCCGTCCGTATCGGGCTGTACGACTCCGTGAAGCAATTCTACACCAGGGGATCAGAGC GTGCCAGCATCAGTAGCCGACTCCTGGCTGGATGTACCACAGGAGCGATGGCTGTGGCCATTGCCCAGCCAACAGACGTGGTGAAAGTGAGGTTCCAGGCCCAGGCCCAAGTGGAGGGTGGCAGGCGATACCAAGGGACGCTGGATGCCTATAAGACCATTGCCAAGGAGGAGGGACTCAAAGGGCTGTGGAAAG GAACATCCCCCAACGTAGCCCGTAACGCGATTGTGACTTGCACAGAATTGGTGACTTATGACCTGATAAAGGACATGCTGCTCAAACACAACCTCATGACTG ataACCTCCcatgtcacttcacctctgcTTTTGGGGCTGGCTTCTGCACCACGCTCATTGCTTCCCCCGTCGATGTAGTGAAGACCAGATACATGAACTCTGCCCCTGGTCACTATGGAAGTGCCGTCAGCTGTGCTCTTACCATGCTGAGGAAGGAGGGGCCCATGGCTTTCTACAAGGG GTTCATGCCCTCGTTCCTGCGGCTGGGATCCTGGAACGTGGTGATGTTTGTGACCTATGAGCAGCTGAAACGTGCCATGATGGCTGCCCACAGTTCCTGGGAGGCCCCTTTCTGA
- the DNAJB13 gene encoding dnaJ homolog subfamily B member 13 isoform X1: MGQDYYAVLELRRSAKDADIKQAYRKLALKNHPLKNEEPWAPDKFRQLAEAYDVLSDPVKRGIYDKFGEEGLKGGIPLEFGSENPWSVGYVFHGNADKVFKEFFGGDNPFAELFASDGSEVNMAFGGLRGKGVAKQDPPVERDLYLSLEDLFYGCTKKIKISRRVMNEDGHTSTIRDKILTIDVQPGWKQGTRITFQKEGDQGPNIIPADIIFIVREKLHPRFKREDDDLLYVATIPLGKALIGCTVDVRTLDDRLLNIPINDIVHPKYFKIVPGEGMPLPRDPTRKGDLVMYFDIRFPERLTPAKKQLLRQALLT; the protein is encoded by the exons CTACCGGAAACTAGCCTTGAAGaaccatcctttaaaaaatgaagaaccTTGGGCGCCGGATAAATTCAGGCAGCTCGCAGAAGCCTATGACGTGTTAAGTGATC CTGTGAAGAGGGGCATCTATGATAAATTTGGAGAAGAGGGTCTCAAAGGTGGGATCCCCCTGGAATTTGGGAGTGAAAACCCCTGGTCTGTTGGCTATGTGTTTCATGGCAATGCTGACAAAGTCTTCAAGGAGTTCTTTGGAGGTGATAATCCCTTTGCTG AGTTATTTGCCTCAGATGGGTCTGAGGTGAACATGGCATTCGGGGGGCTGCGGGGAAAAGGGGTGGCGAAGCAGGACCCGCCAGTTGAGCGAGATCTCTACCTGTCACTGGAGGACCTGTTCTATGGATGCACCAAGAAAATTAAGATTTCTCGCAGG GTGATGAATGAAGACGGTCACACGTCCACCATCAGAGATAAGATCTTAACGATCGACGTGCAGCCCGGTTGGAAGCAGGGCACCAGGATTACTTTTCAAAAAGAAGGCGACCAG GGCCCGAACATTATCCCAGCTGATATTATCTTCATTGTACGAGAGAAACTCCACCCAAGGTTTAAAAGGGAGGATGATGACCTGCTCTATGTAGCCACCATCCCCCTAGGGAAG GCTTTGATTGGCTGTACAGTGGATGTGAGAACACTAGATGACAGACTGCTTAATATTCCCATCAATGATATAGTCCA CCCCAAGTACTTCAAAATCGTGCCAGGGGAAGGGATGCCTCTGCCTCGTGACCCCACACGCAAAGGGGATCTTGTCATGTATTTTGATATCCGCTTCCCCGAAAGGCTCACACCAGCCAAGAAACAGCTCCTGAGACAAGCACTCCTGACTTAA
- the DNAJB13 gene encoding dnaJ homolog subfamily B member 13 isoform X2, whose protein sequence is MGQDYYAVLELRRSAKDADIKQAYRKLALKNHPLKNEEPWAPDKFRQLAEAYDVLSDPVKRGIYDKFGEEGLKGGIPLEFGSENPWSVGYVFHGNADKVFKEFFGGDNPFAELFASDGSEVNMAFGGLRGKGVAKQDPPVERDLYLSLEDLFYGCTKKIKISRRVMNEDGHTSTIRDKILTIDVQPGWKQGTRITFQKEGDQGPNIIPADIIFIVREKLHPRFKREDDDLLYVATIPLGKPQVLQNRARGRDASAS, encoded by the exons CTACCGGAAACTAGCCTTGAAGaaccatcctttaaaaaatgaagaaccTTGGGCGCCGGATAAATTCAGGCAGCTCGCAGAAGCCTATGACGTGTTAAGTGATC CTGTGAAGAGGGGCATCTATGATAAATTTGGAGAAGAGGGTCTCAAAGGTGGGATCCCCCTGGAATTTGGGAGTGAAAACCCCTGGTCTGTTGGCTATGTGTTTCATGGCAATGCTGACAAAGTCTTCAAGGAGTTCTTTGGAGGTGATAATCCCTTTGCTG AGTTATTTGCCTCAGATGGGTCTGAGGTGAACATGGCATTCGGGGGGCTGCGGGGAAAAGGGGTGGCGAAGCAGGACCCGCCAGTTGAGCGAGATCTCTACCTGTCACTGGAGGACCTGTTCTATGGATGCACCAAGAAAATTAAGATTTCTCGCAGG GTGATGAATGAAGACGGTCACACGTCCACCATCAGAGATAAGATCTTAACGATCGACGTGCAGCCCGGTTGGAAGCAGGGCACCAGGATTACTTTTCAAAAAGAAGGCGACCAG GGCCCGAACATTATCCCAGCTGATATTATCTTCATTGTACGAGAGAAACTCCACCCAAGGTTTAAAAGGGAGGATGATGACCTGCTCTATGTAGCCACCATCCCCCTAGGGAAG CCCCAAGTACTTCAAAATCGTGCCAGGGGAAGGGATGCCTCTGCCTCGTGA